Proteins found in one Cryptococcus neoformans var. grubii H99 chromosome 14, complete sequence genomic segment:
- a CDS encoding protein disulfide-isomerase, translating into MRLPRLLSATFSLSALLTKATATTTDLDDDFQLRELTEDNFKSSVSQGVWLVEHFSPKCAHCRAFAPTWTQLARDKWHLERLTGFHMAQVNCLAQGDLCNSNGIKFYPQIIMYTDGKPSPHYTGGRSYEELSNYIDEHAHTYAETILDPAGQSKEALLIGPANLEGKVQEVDERGLDALKAEGPVLVEYFAPWCGHCKALRPTYEQLALELQGQLNVAAVNCDDHRALCISSGIKAYPTIRLLSHGTFAEYSGARSLAKLKEFSQRAEKPASLTSIKAGDFDRIVDANDAFFLYLQTFDTTVAEVDSVKKSLEPLLGTVPAYTSTDIALYQRLHVVNPPPTSTLFAFSSYSTRPVGTMALPASSNDLRKFVNLHRFPTLVRLDASNFQSLMRSDTRAIVVLAGVHKGEEGKKERDTFADIARAWKRGGRRFEQPVWFVWVEGETSRWANWLKRFYGIKKRDLPGVVVIDTPLEEYYDTTIEGTKIEFEGSSIFSVLEGFYQHFLRPKRIESTLEWGSRSASETLISIGETTVEHPFLSLSVLVGTVALFVYLLQKCLVKDPKDGYWPSRLD; encoded by the exons ATGCGCTTACCACGCCTGCTCTCCGCaactttctccctctcagCGCTCCTCACAAAAGCTACAGCAACAACCACAGACCTAGATGACGACTTTCAACTTCGGGAACTCACAGAGGACAATTTCAAGAGCAGCGTCTCTCAAGGAGTATG GCTGGTTGAGCACTTTTCCCCCAAAT GCGCACATTGTAGAGCATTCGCCCCAACTTGGACACAATTAGCTAGAGATAAATGGCATCTTGAGCGTTTAACAGGCTTCCATATGGCCCAAGTCAACTGTCTTGCCCAGGGAG ATCTGTGCAACAGTAATGGTATCAAGTTCT ACCCGCAGATTATAAT GTACACCGACGGCAAGCCTTCTCCGCACTACACGGGCGGTCGTTCTTATGAGGAACTGTCGAATTATATTGACGAGCACGCGCACACATATGCTGAGACAATCCTCGATCCCGCAGGTCAGTCGAAGGAAGCCTTGCTCATTGGCCCAGCCAATCTAGAGGGCAAAGTACAAGAGGTGGATGAACGAGGTTTAGATGCATTGAAGGCGGAAGGACCAGTTCTCGTAGAGTATTTTGCTCCGTGGTGTGGGCA TTGTAAAGCTTTGAGACCGA CATACGAGCAGTTGGCGTTGGAGTTACAAGGACAATTAAACGTTGCGGCCGTAAACTGCGACGATCACCGTGCTTTATGTATCAGCTCTGGCATCAAGGCTTACCCTACTATCCGATT GCTGAGCCATGGCACGTTTGCGGAATACTCTGGAGCTAGATCACttgccaagctcaaggaatTTTCTCAAAGGGCTGAGAAGCC TGCCAGCTTGACGAGTATCAAGGCAGGCGATTTCGATAGGATTGTCGACGCCAATGACGCATTCTTTTTGTATCTTCAGACTTTTGACACGACAGTAGCCGAAGTT GACTCTGTAAAGAAATCTCTTGAGCCTTTACTCGGTACCGTTCCCGCCTACACTTCCACCGACATTGCTTTATATCAACGACTACATGTCGTCAATCCACCTCCTACATCTACCCTCTTTGCGTTTTCATCATATTCAACTCGACCCGTCGGTACTATGGCTCTTCCAGCCTCCTCCAATGACCTGCGTAAATTCGTCAACCTCCATCGATTCCCTACCCTCGTCCGGTTGGATGCCTCAAACTTTCAAAGTTTGATGCGAAGCGATACTCGGGCGATTGTGGTACTTGCCGGTGTTCAtaaaggggaagaagggaagaaggaaagagatacGTTTGCTGATATTGCAAGGGCTTGGAAGAGGGGCGGAAGGAGGTTTGAGCAGCCTGTGTGGTTTGTATGGGTCGAGGGAGAGACCAGTAGATGGGCCAATTGGTTGAAGAGGTTTTATGG gatcaagaagagagatCTTCCTGGCGTCGTCGTGATCGATACTCCT CTTGAGGAATATTATGACACAACTATCGAAGGCACCAAGATTGAGTTTGAAGGATCTAGTATCTTTTCCGTGCTCGAAGGATTTTACCAGCATTTCCTCCGACCAAAAAGGATTGAATCGACTCTTGAGTGGGGATCTAGGAGCGCGTCAGAGACGCTGATCAGTATCGGG GAAACTACGGTTGAACACCCTTTCTTATCCCTTTCGGTCTTGGTAGGGACTGTTGCTCTCTTTGTTTATCTGCTGCAAAAGTGCCTGGTGAAAGATCCGAAGGATGGGTACTGGCCATCGAGGCTTGATTGA
- a CDS encoding charged multivesicular body protein 2A, with translation MNILDTLFGRTVTPAERLRQHQRSLQKAQRELEREKGKLEAQEKKTMADIKRNAKAGNMNACKILAKDLVRTRRYIQKFTQMRVQLQAVSLRMQTLRSNEQMATAMKGATRAMGQMNRSLNLPQIQKIMNDFERESSTMDMKEEMMSDAVDDAMEDEEEGEGEEVESDKILKEVLDEIGMNMNESLISAPTASPLVPEPLQASRVAVAEGLPSSAAAGGPTNVGNGGAGAGSGMSSEEADLQRRLDALRRD, from the exons ATGAACATCCTT GACACCTTATTTGGTCGGACTGTGACACCGGCAGAACGACTGAGACAACATCAAAGGTCTCTTCAGAAAGCGCAACGAGAGctggagagggaaaaggggaaacTGGAGGctcaggagaagaagacaatggCGGACATCAAACGAAATGCAAAAGCTGGGAACATG AATGCCTGCAAAATCCTTGCTAAAGACCTTGTGCGAACACGTAGGTATATCCAAAAGTTTACGCAGATGAGGGTGCAGCTGCAGGCAGTGTCATTACGTATGCAGACGCTGAGAAGTAATGAGCAAATGGCTACGGCGATGAAAGGTGCTACCAGG GCCATGGGACAAATGAATAGAAGTTTGAATCTGCCGCAA ATCCAGAAGATCATGAACGATTTCGAACGTGAATCTTCCACTATGGAtatgaaggaagaaatgatgTCCGATGCGGTTGATGACgcgatggaggatgaggaggaaggcgaaggtgaagaagtaGAAAGCGACAAAATTCTCAAAGAGGTGCTGGATGAAATTGGCATGAACATGAACGAATCA CTTATATCTGCACCTACTGCTTCTCCGCTAGTTCCGGAACCATTGCAAGCTTCTCGAGTGGCCGTTGCAGAAGGTTTACCTTCGTCAGCAGCTGCTGGCGGTCCAACAAATGTTGGAAATGGGGGAGCAGGGGCTGGCTCTGGTATGAGTTCCGAAGAAGCAGACTTGCAACGACGATTGGATGCTTTGAGGAGAGATTAG